CAATCATATGCGCAGGAGGGTGAATTTTTCTTAGCCGGTCTATTATTAGGCCTCCTTCTCCCTCAACAGATGCAATCACATTAGCTTTAAACTTTATTTTTACTTCTTGTTTTAAAGTTTTTTTCAAAAGTGTCTCTGAGAACTCTTCGGAGATAACTTTCGGTGCTCCAACTACTTTTAACTCACCATACCTCTTCATGTCTGA
The nucleotide sequence above comes from Methanofastidiosum sp.. Encoded proteins:
- a CDS encoding DUF356 domain-containing protein, with translation MEKTFVLIRSDSFDKILTSLSDMKRYGELKVVGAPKVISEEFSETLLKKTLKQEVKIKFKANVIASVEGEGGLIIDRLRKIHPPAHMIAITEKNDLYHLVQSSLKDFNNLKGYTKPKVKL